Proteins encoded by one window of Xanthomonas sp. DAR 80977:
- a CDS encoding response regulator produces MPTESHADPIPPPRVLVIDDEPQIRRFLDISLRAQGYRVLQAASGGDGLAQLAAHGAELVVLDVGLPDQDGHSVLRELRQWSTVPVIMLTVRAGEAEKVQALDAGANDYVTKPFGVQELMARIRVLLRMQPAAGEAEPVFDDGHLHIHLGLREVRLDGEPLPLSRKEYALLALLLRHSGRVLTQPQLLREVWGPTHQEDTHYLRILVGKLRQKLGDSAVAPRYIATEPGVGLRFVGVQNNPELH; encoded by the coding sequence GATCCGATTCCGCCGCCGCGCGTGCTGGTCATCGACGACGAGCCGCAGATCCGGCGTTTCCTGGACATCAGCCTGCGCGCGCAGGGCTACCGCGTGCTGCAGGCGGCCAGCGGCGGCGACGGCCTGGCGCAACTGGCCGCGCACGGCGCCGAACTGGTGGTGCTGGACGTGGGCCTGCCCGACCAGGACGGGCACAGCGTGCTGCGCGAATTGCGGCAGTGGTCCACGGTGCCGGTGATCATGCTCACCGTGCGCGCCGGCGAGGCGGAGAAGGTGCAGGCGCTGGACGCCGGCGCCAACGACTACGTGACCAAGCCGTTCGGCGTGCAGGAACTGATGGCGCGCATCCGCGTGCTGCTGCGCATGCAGCCGGCCGCCGGCGAAGCCGAGCCGGTGTTCGACGACGGCCACCTGCACATCCACCTCGGCCTGCGCGAGGTGCGCCTGGACGGCGAGCCGCTGCCGCTGAGCCGCAAGGAATACGCGCTGCTGGCCCTGCTGCTGCGCCACAGCGGACGCGTGCTCACCCAGCCGCAACTGCTGCGCGAAGTGTGGGGGCCGACCCACCAGGAGGACACCCACTACCTGCGCATCCTGGTCGGCAAGTTGCGGCAGAAACTCGGCGACAGCGCGGTGGCGCCGCGCTACATCGCCACCGAACCGGGCGTGGGGCTGCGCTTCGTCGGGGTGCAGAACAATCCCGAACTTCATTGA